The proteins below are encoded in one region of Methanosarcina barkeri 3:
- a CDS encoding type 1 glutamine amidotransferase domain-containing protein, translating to MKALVFGADGFEDLELFYPYHRLKEEGITTHVASIKKGPIKGKHGYEINADLAFKDINPADYDILVISGGKGPEKMRLDESALEIAKHFFKENKPVAAICHGPQVLVSAGVIKGRKATCWIGIRDDIIAAGALYEDKEVVIDGNFVSSRSPDDLHAFGREMIKLLK from the coding sequence ATGAAAGCACTTGTATTCGGAGCCGACGGTTTTGAAGATCTTGAACTTTTCTATCCTTACCACCGCCTGAAAGAAGAGGGAATTACAACACATGTAGCCTCAATAAAGAAGGGACCAATAAAAGGAAAGCATGGGTATGAGATCAATGCAGATCTTGCATTTAAAGACATAAATCCTGCAGACTATGATATCCTCGTAATATCCGGAGGAAAAGGCCCCGAAAAGATGAGACTTGACGAGAGTGCACTTGAGATTGCAAAACACTTTTTTAAAGAGAATAAACCGGTTGCTGCAATCTGCCATGGCCCACAGGTTCTTGTCTCTGCAGGCGTCATAAAAGGCCGGAAAGCAACCTGCTGGATAGGGATAAGGGATGATATTATAGCCGCAGGAGCGCTTTATGAGGATAAAGAAGTTGTGATCGATGGAAATTTTGTATCATCAAGAAGCCCAGATGACCTTCACGCCTTTGGAAGAGAAATGATTAAGCTACTGAAATAA
- a CDS encoding PLP-dependent aspartate aminotransferase family protein: MEREVKFATKCVHAAEKPDPVFGAHTTPIFQTSTFIFENVRQGAARFAGEESGYIYARIPPNTPTHAVLAEKFAVLEGGEAGQTFASGMAAITAIALTALKQGDHLISTDVIYGCTYSLFSQVLPGLGIEVSFVDTSKTENVKRAFKPETKMVFLESPANPTLTVCDISAIARISKENGSLCVVDNTFATPYFQRPLELGADLSLSSCTKYIGGHADLLGGIVAGNKDFMDRMSVVIGYTGGIMGPHEAWLCIRGLKTLHIRMERHAENAMKVAEFLESRPEVEWVRYPGLPTYPQYELARRQMSGFSGMLCFGIKGGVEAGKRLMDNVKLCSLAVSLGATDTLIQHPASMTHACVPHAVRNSIGITDGLVRLSVGIEDPEDIIADLKQALEAI; the protein is encoded by the coding sequence ATGGAAAGAGAAGTGAAGTTCGCAACAAAATGTGTACATGCAGCAGAAAAGCCTGACCCGGTTTTCGGAGCGCATACGACTCCGATATTCCAGACTTCAACATTCATTTTTGAGAATGTTAGGCAGGGAGCAGCAAGGTTTGCAGGAGAGGAATCAGGGTACATTTACGCCAGGATTCCTCCAAACACTCCCACACATGCGGTCCTGGCTGAAAAATTTGCTGTGCTTGAAGGCGGAGAAGCAGGGCAAACCTTTGCCTCAGGAATGGCAGCGATAACTGCAATTGCGCTTACTGCCCTGAAGCAGGGAGATCACCTGATCTCAACGGATGTAATATACGGATGCACCTATAGCCTCTTTTCACAGGTTTTGCCAGGACTTGGAATAGAGGTCAGTTTTGTCGATACCTCTAAAACCGAAAATGTAAAACGAGCCTTTAAGCCCGAGACAAAAATGGTCTTTCTTGAGAGTCCTGCCAATCCTACGCTTACTGTATGCGATATTTCCGCAATAGCAAGGATATCGAAGGAAAATGGGTCACTATGCGTAGTGGACAACACTTTTGCAACTCCTTACTTCCAGAGGCCTCTTGAGCTTGGTGCAGACCTTTCCCTGAGTAGCTGTACAAAATATATAGGTGGGCACGCAGATCTGCTTGGTGGAATCGTTGCAGGAAATAAAGACTTTATGGACCGAATGTCCGTAGTTATCGGATACACAGGAGGCATTATGGGCCCGCATGAAGCCTGGCTCTGCATAAGAGGACTTAAAACCCTGCATATCCGGATGGAAAGGCACGCTGAAAACGCAATGAAGGTTGCGGAATTTCTTGAATCCCGGCCCGAAGTCGAATGGGTCAGGTATCCAGGACTTCCAACTTATCCTCAGTACGAACTTGCACGCAGGCAGATGAGCGGATTTAGCGGTATGCTCTGTTTTGGAATAAAAGGCGGAGTTGAAGCCGGAAAAAGACTTATGGACAATGTAAAGCTTTGCTCTCTTGCCGTGAGCCTTGGAGCTACGGATACTCTTATTCAGCATCCTGCATCGATGACTCATGCATGTGTCCCTCATGCAGTAAGAAACAGTATAGGCATAACTGACGGGCTTGTCAGGCTTTCGGTAGGGATTGAAGATCCTGAAGACATAATTGCAGATCTTAAACAGGCCCTTGAAGCAATTTAA
- a CDS encoding class I SAM-dependent methyltransferase, whose amino-acid sequence MRVFTTILLKILGFFVLLQIAVRIIKRFYAFSPPASMGFLLDSDFRKRLQPPDKLIKRSGIKEGMHILEVGCGSGAFTICAARTSGIKGEVYALDIQPRMLMQLKKKLSRPENRDIKNIKLVEGDAHKLPFNDNSFDVVYTVTVLQELPDQNRALKEMKRVLKPGGVLAVSEFLPDPDYPLKSTTIRLGEEAGFFLDKVEGNLWNYTVRFKAQKSM is encoded by the coding sequence ATGCGGGTATTTACAACAATTTTACTGAAAATTTTAGGTTTTTTTGTTTTATTGCAAATTGCAGTAAGAATTATAAAAAGATTTTATGCATTTTCACCGCCAGCGTCTATGGGATTTCTTTTAGATAGCGATTTTAGAAAAAGACTGCAGCCTCCGGATAAATTGATAAAGCGAAGCGGAATAAAAGAAGGAATGCATATTCTGGAGGTTGGATGCGGAAGTGGAGCGTTTACAATCTGCGCTGCAAGGACTAGTGGAATTAAAGGAGAAGTATACGCTCTTGATATTCAACCAAGAATGTTAATGCAATTAAAGAAGAAACTATCCAGACCTGAGAACAGAGATATAAAAAATATCAAGCTTGTAGAAGGGGACGCGCATAAACTACCCTTTAATGATAACTCATTCGATGTAGTATATACAGTAACAGTTCTTCAGGAACTCCCGGATCAAAATAGAGCTCTAAAAGAGATGAAAAGGGTTCTGAAGCCTGGTGGAGTTCTTGCAGTATCAGAATTTTTACCTGATCCGGATTACCCTTTAAAATCTACTACTATTAGGTTAGGAGAAGAAGCCGGTTTTTTCCTGGATAAAGTTGAAGGAAATCTCTGGAATTATACTGTAAGATTTAAGGCACAGAAATCCATGTGA
- the pncB gene encoding nicotinate phosphoribosyltransferase, with protein MIKSILDNDLYKFTMQLAVLELFPKAEAEYRFTNRGTQRFSTEFVEQLEKIISDEISKLALTEEEYNWLSENCPYMKPMYLEYLRNFRFKPGEVKVCLTEEKNLDIRIKGPWHSTILWEIVLMAAVSELYFATIEKKWNENSQKGCASRSVLDAYENKILEIGKALEENDCFFSEFGTRRRRSSELHDHVMKALTGIKTLTGTSNVYFAKKYGLKPIGTVGHEWIMGTSALVGLRYANRFAFENWVEVYNGDLGIALTDTFGSKAFFKDMDLKLSKIYDGFRHDSGDPYDFVDAVIEHYQKMGIDPMKKLIVFSDALNADTAIQLKKYCEGKINCSFGIGTSLTNNSDFFRESPPLNMVIKLHSIDGIPVVKLSDSPEKETGERDAIRVANYIFGRKGLDD; from the coding sequence GTGATAAAATCCATACTTGACAACGACCTTTACAAATTCACAATGCAACTTGCAGTGCTTGAACTTTTTCCTAAAGCTGAGGCCGAGTACAGGTTTACTAATCGGGGTACCCAGCGCTTTTCGACAGAATTTGTAGAGCAATTGGAGAAGATAATAAGCGACGAGATCTCGAAGTTAGCATTAACAGAAGAAGAATACAACTGGCTTTCAGAGAACTGCCCTTACATGAAACCCATGTACCTTGAATACCTCAGGAACTTCCGTTTCAAACCAGGTGAGGTAAAAGTCTGCCTTACCGAAGAAAAAAATCTGGATATTCGGATAAAAGGACCCTGGCACAGCACAATCCTCTGGGAGATTGTACTTATGGCTGCGGTTTCTGAACTCTATTTCGCAACTATTGAAAAAAAGTGGAACGAAAATTCCCAGAAAGGCTGTGCTTCCAGATCAGTACTGGATGCTTATGAAAATAAGATTCTTGAGATTGGAAAAGCCCTTGAGGAAAACGACTGCTTTTTTTCGGAATTTGGAACCCGCAGGCGAAGAAGTTCCGAACTTCATGACCATGTGATGAAAGCTCTGACCGGGATAAAAACCCTGACAGGAACAAGTAATGTGTATTTTGCAAAAAAATACGGCTTGAAACCCATCGGAACCGTAGGGCATGAATGGATTATGGGTACCTCAGCGCTTGTAGGGTTAAGGTATGCAAACCGTTTCGCTTTTGAAAACTGGGTGGAGGTTTATAACGGGGATCTGGGAATTGCCCTTACGGATACTTTCGGCTCAAAAGCCTTTTTTAAGGATATGGATCTGAAGTTATCAAAAATTTATGATGGGTTCAGGCACGACAGCGGAGATCCGTACGATTTTGTGGACGCTGTGATAGAGCATTACCAAAAAATGGGTATAGATCCCATGAAAAAGTTAATTGTTTTCAGTGATGCTCTTAATGCAGACACTGCAATCCAGCTTAAAAAGTACTGTGAAGGTAAAATCAACTGTAGTTTCGGAATAGGTACAAGTCTTACCAATAACTCCGATTTCTTCAGGGAAAGTCCTCCTCTTAATATGGTCATAAAGCTGCACAGCATTGACGGCATTCCTGTTGTAAAACTGAGCGATTCCCCGGAAAAAGAGACCGGAGAAAGAGACGCTATAAGGGTTGCAAATTATATTTTCGGAAGAAAAGGACTTGATGACTAA
- a CDS encoding PGF-pre-PGF domain-containing protein produces the protein MSCNLKCVCLILIVGIFSMPVEAAEGYGVNISENTTVKTIKFLTNSPELELFPVWTADGNYILYTVKDNESGALSSYRMKADGSEVVRTGIGEGNLTSFNDLNPNGTELIVTKSEGSQSDLYRIDMNSGIATPITNDPQKFEGWGAWCRLGLKIIHTEELPGSPSQLWIVDRDGSNKTRLGTSENIGTGKDWYPLGLRVIYSANNSKEKPDLWTIEWYGTNQTQLTDTPYGEWDPAFSPDGKQIVYVSDEGGSPELWLRDIQGNYRVKLTENLGILDAYPKWSPDGSKIVFTGHSSGNSSDIALIEFVSSADIVPSPKITNVEIEPLSTISEKEVANISVTLKNEGKNASEGYISVSFPNGERIEKVQGTGGNVKTYAVGDLIQGKTGEISVQYPSVELLQYQWNTQQEETLNITVKPNSGAEKIIFLIRASLKNDLTGTYERDPLISEDIDQEGFNVYNYSINVSKSSLKVIIEPQAVETEAKWKITAGPDTEWHHSNYTINNLTAGNYIIQFSEISSWKKPDDMAVTVNGDSVNKGIYTENPSSVSSSGGHSGGGIITSLEPSRNIDAKETASRYISSGSHVKFDFPMSATCIMNLEFDPKKTFKRTAATIETLKEKSAQVPQLPLGKVYKNVNIQVGNAGTPLSENIENVSIGFKVEKPWISENIDEKSEICMWRYNHTSWNKLEVKKISEDDQYSYFEAKTPGFSSFVITAYTREENTSEEMKIEQKDPEDTNSLKETYRNSSIYENKDNEPLSVEADNGKGENGKKQESGGKIKSVIVIFLPLLALLIYLGAKKRA, from the coding sequence ATGAGCTGTAATTTAAAATGTGTGTGCTTAATATTAATTGTTGGAATTTTCTCTATGCCTGTAGAAGCAGCTGAAGGGTATGGAGTAAATATTTCTGAAAACACTACTGTAAAAACTATAAAGTTTCTTACCAACAGTCCTGAACTGGAACTATTTCCTGTGTGGACTGCAGATGGTAACTATATTTTGTATACGGTTAAAGATAATGAATCTGGAGCTCTCAGTTCGTACAGGATGAAGGCAGATGGGAGCGAAGTCGTGAGAACAGGAATAGGGGAGGGCAATCTTACAAGTTTTAACGATCTGAACCCTAACGGGACAGAACTGATCGTAACAAAATCGGAAGGCTCTCAGTCCGATTTATACAGAATAGATATGAACAGTGGAATCGCAACCCCTATAACAAATGACCCTCAAAAGTTCGAAGGCTGGGGTGCCTGGTGCCGTCTTGGACTAAAAATAATCCATACTGAGGAATTACCAGGCTCTCCTTCTCAGCTCTGGATAGTTGATAGGGATGGAAGTAATAAGACCAGGCTAGGAACCTCAGAAAATATTGGGACAGGAAAAGACTGGTATCCACTTGGACTGAGGGTAATATATAGCGCCAACAACTCAAAAGAGAAACCAGATCTATGGACAATAGAGTGGTATGGCACCAACCAGACCCAGCTTACTGATACACCTTATGGCGAGTGGGATCCTGCCTTCAGTCCTGACGGAAAACAGATTGTATATGTCTCGGATGAAGGAGGAAGCCCCGAACTCTGGCTAAGAGACATACAGGGAAATTACAGGGTCAAGCTTACGGAAAATCTTGGAATACTTGATGCTTACCCGAAATGGAGTCCTGATGGATCAAAAATAGTGTTTACAGGACACAGTTCGGGTAATAGCTCAGATATTGCCTTAATAGAATTCGTGTCTTCAGCTGATATTGTTCCGTCTCCAAAAATCACAAATGTTGAAATCGAACCCCTTAGTACAATTTCTGAAAAAGAGGTTGCAAATATTTCAGTAACCTTAAAAAATGAAGGCAAAAATGCAAGTGAAGGCTATATTTCAGTTTCCTTCCCAAATGGTGAGAGAATTGAAAAAGTGCAAGGCACAGGCGGCAACGTTAAAACATATGCAGTAGGTGATCTGATACAGGGGAAAACCGGAGAAATCTCGGTACAATACCCATCGGTTGAATTGCTACAATACCAGTGGAATACGCAACAGGAAGAAACTCTTAATATTACGGTGAAGCCTAATAGCGGAGCAGAGAAAATTATATTTCTTATACGGGCCTCCCTCAAAAACGACCTTACAGGAACTTATGAAAGGGATCCTCTAATTTCCGAAGATATTGACCAGGAGGGATTCAATGTTTACAATTACTCTATTAACGTATCGAAATCTTCCCTGAAAGTTATTATTGAACCTCAAGCTGTTGAAACCGAAGCAAAATGGAAGATTACTGCCGGACCTGATACGGAATGGCATCATAGCAATTATACAATAAACAATCTTACTGCTGGAAACTACATAATCCAGTTTTCTGAAATCTCAAGCTGGAAGAAACCCGATGACATGGCTGTTACAGTAAACGGGGATTCGGTTAATAAAGGGATTTATACAGAGAACCCATCAAGCGTTTCTTCTTCAGGCGGACATAGTGGAGGAGGGATAATCACAAGTCTTGAACCTTCCAGAAACATCGATGCCAAAGAAACGGCGTCAAGATACATCAGTAGTGGTTCGCATGTTAAGTTTGATTTTCCTATGAGTGCAACCTGTATAATGAACCTTGAATTCGATCCGAAGAAAACTTTTAAAAGAACAGCTGCAACCATCGAAACGCTTAAAGAGAAATCTGCCCAGGTTCCCCAACTTCCTCTAGGTAAAGTATACAAAAACGTGAATATTCAGGTCGGAAATGCAGGAACTCCCCTGTCAGAAAATATTGAGAATGTAAGTATAGGATTCAAAGTAGAAAAACCCTGGATTAGCGAAAACATTGACGAAAAATCCGAAATATGCATGTGGCGATATAACCATACCTCCTGGAACAAACTTGAAGTTAAGAAAATAAGTGAAGATGACCAATACTCCTATTTTGAGGCCAAAACTCCGGGCTTTTCATCGTTTGTGATAACCGCTTACACCAGAGAAGAAAATACGTCTGAAGAGATGAAGATTGAGCAAAAAGACCCTGAGGATACGAATAGCCTTAAGGAAACCTATAGGAATAGCTCAATATACGAAAACAAGGATAATGAGCCTTTGAGCGTTGAAGCAGATAATGGAAAAGGCGAAAATGGAAAAAAACAGGAATCTGGTGGCAAAATTAAGAGTGTTATAGTAATCTTCTTACCACTTCTAGCGCTACTAATTTATTTGGGGGCAAAAAAGCGAGCTTAA
- a CDS encoding TolB family protein produces the protein MRIAYRYFSLFLAFVLLTLPAGAEPGVVSDYGNFTEVLEWNGTQNASQNYYYSDSNRTYVSGEVEGYEEETYADNAVENITFLTDTPESELFPVWTADGNYILYTVHRDGSDGFESYKMKANGSEIERTGIGEGNLTGFSDINLNGTELILTKSNGSQTDLYLVSLENGSITPVTDSPDKSEGWGVWCRLGKKIVYTQKSGDEPSQLWIVNWDGSDKIRLGTSENVGIGKDWCPLGLKIIYSANNSKNKPDLWTIEWYGTNQTQLTDTPYGEWNPSYSPDGKRIVYVSDERGRPEIWLRDTKGNNKTRLTNDIGIIDSSPKWSPDGSKIVFVAHNPQNVSNNSTVNSSDIALLNISNLIIDNNSEITGNTTLEDNSSIVNNSETIGGSVVNNSVINNSIVNNLMTNNSVVNSSVTVNNSMINGPYSTPYSTFETGSTNSTNSGSDIALYSLNQYL, from the coding sequence ATGAGAATCGCGTACAGATACTTTTCTTTATTCTTAGCGTTCGTACTTCTTACGTTACCTGCAGGAGCAGAACCGGGCGTAGTATCTGACTACGGCAATTTTACGGAAGTATTGGAATGGAATGGAACCCAGAATGCCTCACAGAACTACTATTATTCCGATTCAAACCGGACTTATGTCTCCGGAGAAGTCGAAGGTTATGAAGAAGAAACTTATGCTGATAACGCTGTAGAAAACATTACTTTTCTCACTGATACTCCCGAATCAGAATTGTTTCCTGTATGGACTGCGGATGGAAATTACATCCTGTATACGGTTCACAGGGATGGATCCGATGGTTTCGAATCGTATAAAATGAAAGCAAACGGAAGCGAAATCGAGCGAACAGGCATTGGTGAAGGAAACCTTACAGGTTTTAGTGATATAAATCTTAATGGAACAGAACTGATTTTAACAAAATCAAACGGTTCCCAAACAGATCTTTATCTTGTGAGCCTGGAAAACGGAAGCATAACACCTGTTACGGATAGTCCTGACAAATCCGAAGGTTGGGGCGTGTGGTGCCGCCTCGGGAAAAAAATCGTATACACCCAGAAGTCCGGAGACGAACCTTCTCAGCTCTGGATAGTTAATTGGGATGGAAGCGATAAGATCAGGCTCGGTACCTCAGAAAACGTAGGAATTGGAAAAGATTGGTGTCCTCTTGGCCTGAAGATAATATACAGTGCTAATAATTCAAAAAATAAACCAGACCTCTGGACAATAGAATGGTATGGTACAAACCAGACTCAACTTACCGATACCCCATATGGGGAATGGAACCCCTCATATAGCCCGGATGGGAAAAGAATAGTGTACGTATCCGATGAAAGAGGAAGGCCTGAAATCTGGCTTCGGGATACCAAAGGAAACAATAAGACCAGGCTTACAAACGATATCGGAATAATTGATTCGAGTCCGAAATGGAGTCCTGATGGGTCAAAAATAGTTTTTGTAGCGCATAATCCACAGAACGTTTCGAACAATTCTACAGTAAATAGTTCGGATATTGCTTTACTCAATATTTCTAACTTAATAATTGACAATAACTCTGAAATTACAGGTAACACCACATTAGAAGATAACTCTTCAATAGTAAATAATTCAGAGACAATAGGTGGTTCGGTAGTAAATAACTCTGTAATAAACAACTCGATAGTAAATAACTTAATGACAAATAATTCGGTAGTAAATAGCTCTGTTACAGTTAATAATTCTATGATAAACGGTCCATATTCTACTCCATATTCTACTTTTGAGACTGGCTCGACTAATTCCACAAACAGCGGCTCAGACATTGCTCTATACAGCTTGAACCAGTACCTTTGA
- a CDS encoding carbonic anhydrase, with translation MRFNKQIVTILILSLSLALLGSGCISEGEGAKDNVTQEITESEFSNIRENPVTPWNPVPTAPVIDSTAYIDPQASVIGNVRIGASVMVSPMASVRSDEGMPIFVGNRSNIQDCVVLHALETLDEEGKPVEKNLVEVDGKKYAVYVGENVSLAHQSQVHGPASVGDDTFIGMQAFVFKSKIGNNCVLEPTSAAIGVTVPDGRYIPAGMVVTSQDEADKLPEITDDYAYKHTNEAVVYVNVHLAEGYNKAS, from the coding sequence ATGAGATTTAACAAGCAGATTGTTACAATACTTATTCTATCTCTTTCATTGGCCCTTTTAGGGAGCGGATGTATCTCCGAGGGTGAAGGAGCAAAGGACAATGTCACACAGGAAATAACCGAAAGCGAGTTTTCGAATATCAGGGAAAATCCGGTAACACCATGGAATCCTGTACCTACAGCCCCTGTTATTGATTCCACCGCCTATATTGATCCCCAGGCTTCGGTCATAGGAAATGTAAGAATAGGTGCTAGTGTTATGGTTTCCCCCATGGCATCTGTTAGGAGCGACGAAGGAATGCCTATTTTCGTAGGAAACAGGAGTAATATCCAGGACTGTGTTGTACTTCACGCCCTTGAGACACTTGATGAGGAAGGCAAGCCTGTAGAAAAGAACCTTGTTGAAGTTGATGGTAAAAAATATGCAGTCTATGTAGGAGAAAATGTTTCACTTGCCCACCAGTCTCAGGTTCATGGCCCGGCTTCTGTAGGTGACGATACTTTCATTGGTATGCAGGCTTTCGTTTTTAAGTCAAAGATAGGAAACAACTGCGTACTTGAGCCCACATCGGCAGCAATTGGCGTAACTGTTCCTGATGGAAGGTATATTCCAGCAGGCATGGTTGTTACTTCCCAGGACGAAGCGGATAAATTGCCGGAAATTACTGATGATTATGCATACAAACATACTAATGAAGCTGTAGTATATGTAAACGTCCACCTGGCCGAAGGATATAATAAAGCCTCATAA
- a CDS encoding HEAT repeat domain-containing protein, with protein MDDNIKNLIKKLERSVFAGNRAIAAEELGKLGDSYALPALIEALNDSNPKVRVAAAEALGKFNIPGAVPGLIKALNDPDSPVKKTAITSLEKIGTSEAISGIVKCFGDRDRFVQKEAVKSLMRIGSKDAISGLEKALAYPDDSLRRISIIALGKIDTYEAANCLVKAIENSDHKIRQQAAETLGKRGKSDVLDELMEILRDPRQSVQETASETLCKIVSVSTSVPVIVKALGASSRDVRKVSIEVLWKIGTPEAVSGLLRALDDPDWYLRSRAADALGDIGSPEAARGLVKAFDIYENSVRKAITCALGKSGTPEAIEGLIKALNDPDSSVRESAVLGLGKAGTPEAISGLLKALDDTKAAVREAAASALGDLKAQQAVPKFVEIIENPDSPMQKIAICSLEKIGTQEAVSGLIRATGSPDACVRRAALKALEKINKFNSSPATTNDKTETPGKELILSNCLKGDDSEVPTETSNLSDEICSMSSLKELELSISVEETKESRAHQSASYKKEKGIGMTCPYCSRNLNLPTAPNFCPFCGMKLKLKY; from the coding sequence ATGGATGACAATATAAAGAATCTTATTAAAAAGTTAGAACGCTCAGTCTTTGCAGGAAACCGGGCAATTGCTGCTGAAGAACTTGGAAAGCTAGGAGATTCTTATGCTTTACCTGCGCTGATTGAAGCACTTAATGACTCAAACCCAAAGGTGAGAGTTGCCGCCGCAGAAGCCCTGGGAAAGTTCAATATACCCGGAGCTGTTCCCGGCCTTATAAAAGCACTTAATGATCCTGATAGTCCTGTGAAAAAGACTGCAATTACTTCCCTTGAAAAAATAGGTACATCTGAAGCTATCTCAGGCATTGTGAAATGTTTCGGGGACAGGGATAGGTTTGTCCAGAAAGAAGCAGTAAAATCCTTAATGAGGATAGGTTCAAAAGATGCTATCAGTGGCCTTGAAAAAGCTCTGGCATATCCAGATGATTCGCTTAGAAGGATTTCAATAATAGCCCTTGGGAAAATTGACACTTATGAAGCCGCTAACTGTCTTGTAAAGGCAATTGAAAACTCGGATCACAAAATAAGGCAGCAAGCCGCCGAAACATTGGGAAAAAGAGGGAAATCGGATGTGCTTGATGAGCTGATGGAAATCCTCAGGGACCCTAGACAATCTGTACAAGAAACTGCATCCGAAACGCTTTGCAAAATTGTAAGTGTTTCAACTTCAGTGCCTGTGATTGTAAAGGCGCTCGGAGCTTCGAGCAGGGATGTAAGAAAAGTTTCAATTGAAGTCCTCTGGAAGATAGGAACGCCTGAAGCAGTTTCAGGGCTTTTGAGAGCTCTGGATGACCCCGACTGGTATCTGAGAAGCCGTGCTGCAGATGCCCTGGGAGATATAGGTTCTCCTGAAGCAGCTCGAGGACTGGTTAAAGCTTTTGATATATATGAAAACTCTGTAAGGAAGGCGATTACCTGTGCTCTTGGAAAAAGCGGAACGCCTGAAGCCATAGAAGGGCTGATTAAAGCTCTTAACGACCCTGATAGTTCGGTCAGAGAATCAGCAGTTCTGGGTCTTGGAAAAGCAGGCACCCCTGAGGCCATCTCAGGTCTTTTAAAAGCTCTGGATGACACTAAGGCAGCAGTGAGAGAAGCTGCAGCTTCCGCGCTTGGAGATCTCAAAGCGCAGCAAGCTGTTCCGAAATTCGTGGAAATTATTGAGAACCCTGACAGTCCGATGCAAAAAATCGCGATCTGTTCACTTGAGAAAATTGGTACCCAGGAGGCAGTTTCAGGGCTTATTAGAGCTACTGGAAGTCCAGATGCCTGCGTGCGAAGGGCTGCATTGAAAGCTCTTGAAAAAATTAATAAATTCAATTCCTCACCTGCAACTACTAATGATAAAACCGAAACCCCTGGAAAGGAGCTTATTCTTAGTAATTGTTTGAAGGGTGATGATTCTGAAGTTCCGACTGAAACTTCAAATCTCTCAGATGAGATCTGTAGTATGAGTTCTCTAAAAGAACTTGAACTTTCAATTTCTGTTGAAGAAACCAAGGAGTCAAGAGCCCACCAAAGCGCAAGTTACAAGAAAGAGAAAGGAATCGGGATGACCTGCCCATACTGCTCCAGAAACCTGAATCTCCCCACTGCCCCCAACTTCTGTCCTTTCTGCGGAATGAAGTTGAAGTTGAAATACTAA
- a CDS encoding transcriptional regulator, with protein MCVKTCNINSIVPDSTLYELIKRTLKILKYEKNVAGIKMPDNPEEKMLILQLSEDSRKIARLLSSETSVRILKLLNKKSMSAGNLADELGVRLNTLKYNLDSLLEAGMIRVRHVKWSQKGREIKVYEAAKKVIVFLPAKESLETPIYL; from the coding sequence ATGTGTGTAAAGACCTGCAATATTAATTCGATAGTTCCTGACTCTACTCTCTACGAGTTAATTAAACGGACTTTGAAAATACTTAAATATGAGAAAAATGTAGCAGGGATAAAAATGCCTGATAACCCGGAGGAAAAAATGCTGATTTTGCAGCTTTCCGAAGATTCCAGAAAAATTGCCAGGCTTCTTTCAAGTGAAACTTCAGTCAGAATTCTTAAACTGCTTAATAAGAAGTCGATGTCGGCAGGAAACCTTGCCGATGAGCTTGGAGTGCGCCTGAATACTCTCAAATACAATCTGGACTCTCTTCTGGAAGCCGGAATGATTAGAGTAAGGCATGTAAAGTGGAGTCAAAAAGGAAGGGAAATAAAAGTTTATGAGGCAGCGAAAAAAGTAATTGTTTTTCTGCCTGCAAAAGAGAGTCTGGAAACTCCGATTTATTTATGA